A window of the Gossypium arboreum isolate Shixiya-1 chromosome 2, ASM2569848v2, whole genome shotgun sequence genome harbors these coding sequences:
- the LOC108467518 gene encoding PHAF1 protein At3g51130 isoform X1, which produces MLQRPARRCEGTAMGAIVLDLRPGLGVGPFTLGMPICEAFAQIEQQPKIYDVVHVKYYDEEPLKLDIVISFPDHGFHLRFDPWSQRLRLIEIFDIKRLQMRYATSLIGGPSTLATFVAVYALFGPTYPGTYDKDRGVYTLFYPGLSFAFPIPSQYSDCCHDGEAELPLEFPDGTTPVTCRVSIYDSSAGKKVGVGSLMDKASAPPLPTGSLYMEEVHAKLGEELFFTVGGQHIPFGASPQDVWSELGRPCGIHQKQVDQMVIHSASDPRPRTTLCADYFYNYFTRGLDILFDGQTHKVKKFVLHTNYPGHADFNSYIKCNFVILVGGSFPDVNNYKNRITPSTKWEQVKGDILQEILGDCGRAAIQTQGSTSNPFGSTFVYGYQNAAFEVMKNGYIATVTLFQS; this is translated from the exons ATGTTGCAGAGACCCGCTCGACGCTGTGAAGGCACCGCTATGGGCGCCATCGTTCTCGACCTCCGTCCCGGTCTTGGCGTCGGACCGTTCACTCTCG GGATGCCTATATGTGAAGCTTTTGCTCAAATTGAACAACAGCCTAAAATTTACGATGTTGTTCATGTGAAGTATTATGATGAG GAGCCATTAAAGCTTGATATTGTTATAAGTTTTCCAGATCATGGCTTCCATCTCCGTTTTGACCCTTGGTCTCAG AGGTTGCGCCTTATCGAAATTTTTGATATCAAACGTCTTCAAATGCGCTATGCCACTTCTTTGATAGG AGGACCATCTACTCTTGCTACCTTTGTAGCTGTCTATGCACTTTTTGGTCCAACCTATCCTGGAACTTATGACAAGGATAGAGGTGTTTATACCCTATTCTACCCA GGTCTTTCTTTTGCTTTTCCTATTCCAAGTCAGTATTCAGATTGCTGTCACGATggggaag CGGAATTGCCTTTGGAGTTTCCTGATGGCACAACTCCTGTTACCTGCCGCGTATCCATATATGATAGTTCTGCGGGCAAAAAAGTTGGTGTTGGATCCTTAATGGATAAGGCATCAGCACCTCCATTACCTACTGGCAGCCTTTACATGGAGGAGGTGCATGCCAAG CTTGGTGAAGAATTGTTTTTCACTGTTGGAGGGCAACATATTCCTTTTGGTGCATCACCTCAG GATGTCTGGTCTGAATTAGGGCGTCCTTGTGGAATCCATCAAAAGCAG GTTGACCAGATGGTTATTCACTCTGCTTCTGATCCTCGACCGAGGACAACTCTTTGTGCTGATTATTTCTACAATTATTTTACTCGTGGTTTGGACATCTTATTTGATGGCCAG ACTCATAAAGTCAAGAAGTTTGTTTTACACACGAACTATCCTGGTCATGCAGATTTCAATTCATACATAAAGTGCAACTTTGTTATCCTAG TTGGAGGGTCATTCCCGGATGTTAACAACTACAAAAATCGAATTACTCCAAGCACCAAATGGGAGCAGGTCAAG GGTGATATACTGCAGGAAATCCTTGGTGACTGCGGCCGAGCGGCTATTCAAACACAAGGTTCTACCAGCAATCCTTTTGGCTCTACTTTTGTTTATGGCTATCAGAATGCTGCATTCGAG GTTATGAAGAACGGCTATATTGCAACCGTGACACTCTTCCAGTCCTGA
- the LOC108467518 gene encoding PHAF1 protein At3g51130 isoform X2, translating into MLQRPARRCEGTAMGAIVLDLRPGLGVGPFTLGMPICEAFAQIEQQPKIYDVVHVKYYDEEPLKLDIVISFPDHGFHLRFDPWSQRLRLIEIFDIKRLQMRYATSLIGGPSTLATFVAVYALFGPTYPGTYDKDRGVYTLFYPGLSFAFPIPSQYSDCCHDGEAELPLEFPDGTTPVTCRVSIYDSSAGKKVGVGSLMDKASAPPLPTGSLYMEEVHAKLGEELFFTVGGQHIPFGASPQDVWSELGRPCGIHQKQVDQMVIHSASDPRPRTTLCADYFYNYFTRGLDILFDGQTHKVKKFVLHTNYPGHADFNSYIKCNFVILVGGSFPDVNNYKNRITPSTKWEQVKEILGDCGRAAIQTQGSTSNPFGSTFVYGYQNAAFEVMKNGYIATVTLFQS; encoded by the exons ATGTTGCAGAGACCCGCTCGACGCTGTGAAGGCACCGCTATGGGCGCCATCGTTCTCGACCTCCGTCCCGGTCTTGGCGTCGGACCGTTCACTCTCG GGATGCCTATATGTGAAGCTTTTGCTCAAATTGAACAACAGCCTAAAATTTACGATGTTGTTCATGTGAAGTATTATGATGAG GAGCCATTAAAGCTTGATATTGTTATAAGTTTTCCAGATCATGGCTTCCATCTCCGTTTTGACCCTTGGTCTCAG AGGTTGCGCCTTATCGAAATTTTTGATATCAAACGTCTTCAAATGCGCTATGCCACTTCTTTGATAGG AGGACCATCTACTCTTGCTACCTTTGTAGCTGTCTATGCACTTTTTGGTCCAACCTATCCTGGAACTTATGACAAGGATAGAGGTGTTTATACCCTATTCTACCCA GGTCTTTCTTTTGCTTTTCCTATTCCAAGTCAGTATTCAGATTGCTGTCACGATggggaag CGGAATTGCCTTTGGAGTTTCCTGATGGCACAACTCCTGTTACCTGCCGCGTATCCATATATGATAGTTCTGCGGGCAAAAAAGTTGGTGTTGGATCCTTAATGGATAAGGCATCAGCACCTCCATTACCTACTGGCAGCCTTTACATGGAGGAGGTGCATGCCAAG CTTGGTGAAGAATTGTTTTTCACTGTTGGAGGGCAACATATTCCTTTTGGTGCATCACCTCAG GATGTCTGGTCTGAATTAGGGCGTCCTTGTGGAATCCATCAAAAGCAG GTTGACCAGATGGTTATTCACTCTGCTTCTGATCCTCGACCGAGGACAACTCTTTGTGCTGATTATTTCTACAATTATTTTACTCGTGGTTTGGACATCTTATTTGATGGCCAG ACTCATAAAGTCAAGAAGTTTGTTTTACACACGAACTATCCTGGTCATGCAGATTTCAATTCATACATAAAGTGCAACTTTGTTATCCTAG TTGGAGGGTCATTCCCGGATGTTAACAACTACAAAAATCGAATTACTCCAAGCACCAAATGGGAGCAGGTCAAG GAAATCCTTGGTGACTGCGGCCGAGCGGCTATTCAAACACAAGGTTCTACCAGCAATCCTTTTGGCTCTACTTTTGTTTATGGCTATCAGAATGCTGCATTCGAG GTTATGAAGAACGGCTATATTGCAACCGTGACACTCTTCCAGTCCTGA